One segment of Calditerrivibrio sp. DNA contains the following:
- a CDS encoding efflux RND transporter periplasmic adaptor subunit, which produces MKLTKGIISIIFGIIAIGLIFWGYKKLITKPLSMPPQMQIQFSVDVYKIDKSKTLEIPIEYPARIVQFSSVNIVSRVSGILLKKHIKDGSFVKKGDLLFSIEPDLYLAKVKQAEGNLEQAKANLIRAKSEFERTKKLYEEKISSQQDYESVLSNYESAKAILKNAEGALEIAKLELSYTKIYSPTDGIAHIKLVDEGNYITPGTHLITINKIDPVYIEFSIPDSDNKKYSIVSSIQKGLIKPVISENRFVGRFDFVDNLMEATTGTIKVRTIFDNKNNKLIPGDFTRLLLLGLKSNEGVKIPSKAIIQTSSGPIVYVVKNGTIVVKPISIFREEGDFSIVKGDFNDKDDVVVNNLLKIKPGINVKVDRVINQEQK; this is translated from the coding sequence ATGAAACTGACAAAGGGAATAATCAGCATAATATTTGGTATCATCGCGATAGGTTTGATTTTTTGGGGATATAAAAAACTTATAACCAAGCCACTATCAATGCCTCCTCAGATGCAAATCCAATTTTCTGTGGACGTATATAAAATAGATAAAAGCAAAACACTCGAAATACCCATCGAATATCCAGCCAGAATAGTTCAATTTAGTTCAGTCAATATTGTCTCAAGAGTATCTGGTATATTGTTAAAAAAACATATAAAAGATGGATCCTTTGTTAAAAAAGGTGACTTACTGTTCAGTATTGAGCCTGATTTATACTTAGCTAAAGTTAAACAAGCTGAAGGTAATTTAGAACAAGCCAAAGCAAACCTAATAAGAGCAAAAAGTGAATTTGAAAGAACAAAAAAGTTATACGAAGAAAAGATCAGTAGCCAACAAGATTACGAAAGTGTTCTATCAAACTACGAATCTGCCAAAGCCATACTAAAAAATGCAGAAGGGGCATTGGAAATAGCAAAATTGGAACTAAGTTACACTAAAATATATTCCCCCACTGACGGCATCGCCCATATAAAATTAGTGGATGAAGGTAATTATATAACCCCAGGAACTCATCTAATAACCATAAACAAAATCGATCCAGTCTACATAGAATTTTCAATACCAGATAGCGATAACAAAAAATACTCGATTGTAAGCTCTATTCAAAAGGGTTTAATAAAACCGGTTATCTCAGAGAATAGGTTTGTTGGAAGGTTTGATTTTGTTGACAACCTCATGGAGGCAACAACAGGAACAATTAAAGTAAGAACTATCTTTGATAATAAAAATAATAAGTTAATCCCAGGAGATTTTACAAGATTACTACTATTAGGATTAAAATCGAATGAAGGTGTAAAAATACCTTCAAAGGCTATTATTCAAACTTCATCAGGACCAATAGTTTATGTCGTCAAAAATGGTACAATAGTTGTCAAGCCAATATCCATATTCAGAGAAGAAGGCGATTTCTCAATAGTAAAAGGGGACTTTAATGATAAAGATGACGTCGTGGTCAATAACCTACTTAAAATCAAACCAGGGATCAATGTAAAAGTTGACAGAGTTATAAATCAGGAGCAGAAATAA
- a CDS encoding TolC family protein, producing the protein MKRAILFFLWLIMGCSLTPELKINTPNIPEQIKIAHFSSNIDLKNNWWEELNDPILNRLIEDGLKNNKEIKTAEMKIDIALATLGIEKATLYPETKASSNIARQSVSQEVSPYKKSVDNYFNLGASLSYELDFWGKLKAQREIAKSNLKISVFDKQHIANSLVATIANIYIQIRANEKVLSLLDKHEKLHEETVAFRKKQLELGVISEYIFEQANALLLNIKNQRLQIIENTNILKNSLSFLVSKDPQTLTNFDINTTTADLTPFSLPTNLPSTFLLKRPDINAAIEKIISANYNIAVAKSLYFPNITLTANTGFASSDLTNIAQSSANFWNIGSIIYLPIFDFGKIKNTVRKSELSRDIEVINYEKTVENAFKEVNEALIKIRSIYTRLEHKKDELNSHKKLLEISKKYFETGKTSILDLIEAERNYISKEVEMITLKKELILSQIEFYKALGLTYQ; encoded by the coding sequence ATGAAAAGAGCAATACTGTTTTTTTTATGGCTTATAATGGGATGCTCCCTAACACCAGAATTAAAAATAAATACCCCAAACATTCCAGAACAGATTAAGATAGCCCATTTTAGCTCCAACATAGACTTAAAAAATAATTGGTGGGAAGAACTAAACGATCCTATCCTGAACAGACTTATTGAAGATGGCCTTAAAAACAACAAAGAGATAAAAACTGCTGAAATGAAGATAGATATCGCTTTAGCAACCCTTGGCATAGAAAAAGCCACTCTATATCCAGAGACAAAAGCCTCTAGTAATATTGCAAGACAGAGTGTTAGTCAAGAGGTTTCCCCCTATAAAAAGTCTGTGGATAATTACTTCAACTTAGGGGCTTCATTATCCTATGAATTGGATTTTTGGGGAAAATTAAAAGCCCAGAGAGAGATTGCCAAATCAAACCTAAAAATATCTGTTTTCGATAAACAACACATAGCAAATTCATTAGTAGCAACCATAGCAAATATCTACATCCAGATACGCGCTAATGAAAAGGTTCTATCACTTTTGGATAAGCACGAAAAACTCCATGAAGAAACGGTGGCTTTTAGAAAAAAACAGTTAGAACTTGGCGTCATCAGCGAATATATCTTTGAACAAGCTAACGCACTATTGTTAAACATAAAAAACCAACGACTACAAATCATAGAGAATACGAACATTTTGAAAAACAGCTTATCTTTCTTAGTTTCAAAAGACCCCCAGACTTTAACGAACTTTGACATTAATACCACCACTGCAGACCTCACACCATTTTCTCTCCCAACAAATCTACCTTCAACATTCTTACTGAAGCGCCCAGATATAAACGCAGCAATAGAAAAAATAATATCAGCAAACTACAATATAGCGGTAGCTAAAAGCCTTTACTTCCCCAATATAACTCTTACTGCAAATACCGGCTTCGCCAGCAGTGACCTAACAAATATTGCCCAATCTTCAGCAAACTTTTGGAATATTGGTTCAATCATATATCTACCAATATTCGACTTCGGAAAGATTAAAAACACTGTAAGAAAATCAGAGTTATCAAGAGATATAGAGGTAATAAATTACGAAAAAACCGTTGAAAATGCTTTTAAGGAGGTTAATGAAGCTTTAATCAAAATTAGATCTATTTATACAAGATTAGAACACAAAAAAGATGAGTTAAATAGCCATAAAAAGCTATTAGAAATCTCTAAAAAATATTTTGAAACTGGCAAGACTAGTATATTAGACCTAATAGAAGCAGAAAGAAATTATATCTCAAAAGAGGTAGAGATGATCACCCTAAAAAAGGAGTTAATTCTATCTCAGATAGAGTTTTACAAGGCATTGGGGCTAACTTACCAATGA
- the hfq gene encoding RNA chaperone Hfq — MSLYAQLEFVYLQNASIKSVPLLFIMNNKERFRGKIIDFDQYTIICDDLGYKVAHNKKDIATIASVKNIIDIEYISKVYYQTNLGKKPKHLKPPMQDIFLNEVRKSKSPVTIYLRNGVKIKGNLIGFDDYTILLSYEDKQQLIYKTSISTVHPIYQEGEIIKYDGE, encoded by the coding sequence ATGTCTTTATATGCTCAGTTGGAGTTTGTTTATTTACAGAATGCTTCTATAAAATCTGTGCCTCTTCTATTTATTATGAATAACAAAGAACGATTTAGAGGCAAGATAATAGATTTTGATCAGTATACCATTATCTGCGATGATTTAGGTTATAAAGTAGCCCATAACAAAAAGGATATAGCAACAATTGCTTCTGTTAAAAATATTATCGATATTGAGTATATAAGTAAGGTCTACTACCAAACCAACCTCGGTAAAAAACCTAAACACTTAAAACCACCTATGCAGGACATATTCCTAAATGAGGTTAGAAAATCTAAATCCCCCGTTACCATATACCTTAGGAATGGAGTGAAAATCAAAGGCAATCTAATTGGTTTTGACGATTATACTATACTTCTATCCTACGAAGATAAACAACAGCTCATATATAAAACGTCTATTTCAACGGTTCATCCTATTTATCAAGAGGGTGAAATAATTAAATACGATGGGGAATAG
- the rsmD gene encoding 16S rRNA (guanine(966)-N(2))-methyltransferase RsmD translates to MRITGGFLKGRQISFAKGSGIRPTTDKLRSALFSIISDRVVKSIFLDVCCGTGAVGIEAISRGADSVVFVDVDTKNLMKNIPLLHKESYQIIKGDFFKKIPSIEGEIFDIIFIDPPYQKYSLMEILDLFSKYNVLKPEGLLIVEESSKVMSITNGFFLIMDERIYGDNKLIFYEKSKTHW, encoded by the coding sequence TTGAGGATAACTGGAGGATTTTTAAAAGGGCGGCAGATATCGTTTGCGAAAGGATCTGGAATTAGGCCTACTACTGATAAACTAAGGAGTGCTCTTTTTTCCATCATATCCGACAGGGTTGTTAAGTCAATTTTTTTAGATGTTTGTTGTGGAACGGGAGCAGTGGGTATAGAGGCTATAAGTAGAGGCGCAGATAGTGTGGTATTTGTGGATGTAGATACAAAAAATCTTATGAAAAATATACCCCTTTTACATAAAGAATCATATCAAATAATCAAAGGGGACTTTTTCAAAAAAATCCCGTCCATAGAAGGGGAGATTTTTGATATAATCTTTATAGACCCTCCATACCAAAAATATTCTTTAATGGAAATTTTGGATCTTTTTTCCAAATATAATGTTCTCAAACCAGAAGGGTTATTGATTGTGGAAGAATCATCAAAAGTAATGTCAATTACAAATGGATTTTTTTTAATTATGGATGAAAGGATTTATGGAGACAACAAGCTTATCTTTTATGAAAAATCAAAGACTCATTGGTAA
- a CDS encoding DUF72 domain-containing protein: protein MNIYLGTSGYKFDDWIGVFYPNSIKKVEMLEYYVKHFNLLELTFTYYKMPSYGEIKNILDRSGSNTVFTIRLPHFFQKDKFTSEDVKNFYIAISPIIESNRLYALFSDFPYKFTACKKNFEYILKLKSTFQNHPLFVELPNRTWYKERFISDFRNSSIGLITLDLPPIVGFAPYYPFILDNKIYLRLYGKSELWLTPETKELSYNYPKNFLEKLANDIKKREDVENIAISFCNVVDGYAPLNALDLKDMIRGKNSEKNI, encoded by the coding sequence ATGAACATTTATTTAGGGACTAGTGGTTACAAGTTTGATGACTGGATTGGGGTTTTTTATCCAAACAGTATAAAAAAAGTAGAAATGTTAGAGTACTATGTAAAACATTTTAATCTACTCGAACTTACGTTTACCTACTACAAAATGCCATCTTATGGAGAGATTAAAAACATATTAGATAGAAGCGGTAGTAATACCGTTTTCACGATAAGGCTACCACACTTTTTCCAAAAAGATAAATTCACTTCTGAAGACGTAAAGAATTTCTACATTGCCATCTCCCCCATCATCGAATCAAACAGACTATATGCACTTTTTTCTGACTTCCCATACAAATTCACCGCATGCAAAAAGAACTTTGAATACATACTAAAATTAAAATCTACCTTCCAAAATCATCCCCTGTTTGTAGAACTACCCAACAGGACATGGTACAAAGAAAGATTCATCTCTGACTTTAGAAATAGTAGTATAGGTTTGATAACCCTTGATCTACCACCCATTGTTGGTTTTGCACCCTATTACCCTTTTATCTTAGACAATAAAATCTATTTAAGGTTGTACGGTAAAAGTGAGCTCTGGCTTACCCCCGAAACTAAAGAACTCAGCTATAACTATCCTAAAAACTTTCTCGAAAAGCTCGCAAACGATATCAAAAAAAGAGAAGATGTGGAAAATATAGCTATTTCTTTCTGCAATGTGGTAGATGGTTACGCACCTTTAAACGCATTGGATTTAAAAGATATGATCAGAGGTAAAAACAGTGAAAAAAATATATGA
- a CDS encoding multidrug efflux RND transporter permease subunit, which produces MLSKFFINRPRFATVISIVIVIIGLIALKLLPVQEYPSVVPPTVMIQAVYPGADADTLAKTVAAPLEESINGVKNMIYMTSTASPSGILNISVVFEVGTDPKQANVEVNNRIQIAQSKLPEEVRRQGITVRERSPDILQVIAFTSEDNSHTGLWLNNYINNTVVDELKRVKGVGDAFLFGNREYAIRIWIEPDKSAKYNITINDILSAIRNQNIQIAAGNLGEEPQSAKNSFTYTITTPGRLKSPEEFENIILRSNPDGSKLVIKDIAKVELGAERYLLKAFYNGREMAPVGIFLAPGANALETAKEVNKKLKEISSNFPKGVKYTVAYDTTKFIEISINEVLKTLIEALIYVTLVLFIFLGKIRSTIIPSLAIPVSIIGTFAGMYLLGFSINMLTLFGLILSIGLVVDDAIIVIENTERILHNNPGISTKEATLMSMKEIQGPVIANVLVLFAVFVPVAFMGGFSGVMYRQFAVTIVISMFISGIVALTLTPALCATILKNQEKPPVYPLQLFHRLFEWITDKFSKTVALTIKYGVFNLIIFLGLTLLAIDITKKIPTNLVPEEDKGALMIISYLMPGSSLQRTELVQKEITDIILKEGNFTGATAMAGLDIAGFAYKSDSAVMFAKLKDWDERKRKDQSSFALAGKLYGIFSQNKEALIFPVNPPPIMGMSNTGGFEVYLQDRTGGDPLLLGKYVQELVTKANQRSELTQVRSNYNPNVPQYRISVDKEKAKAYGIEISDIYSTLNSTLGTSYANDFNLSGKTYHVNVQLDEKYRKSVDDLSNIYIKNNKGIMIPVSNFIEIKKIVGPSVIQRFNMFNAAQITGQPKYGFSSGDAIKAIEEVAKEVLPPGYTIDYAGSTFQEKRQVSEGSSAFWYAILFIFLILVALYESWTLPIVILLTVPIAILGASSFVFFRGLANNVYFQVGLITLIGLTAKNAILIVEFAQQKIKDGSTIFEAAIAGSKIRFRPIMMTALTFILGALPLAIAQGAGANSRIVVGTTVVGGMILVTFVGIFWVPLFYYILMNIRSYFKKIKAGEK; this is translated from the coding sequence ATGTTGTCAAAATTTTTCATAAATAGACCAAGATTTGCCACTGTAATTTCCATTGTAATAGTTATAATAGGTCTTATTGCACTAAAACTTTTACCAGTTCAAGAGTATCCAAGTGTCGTACCACCCACCGTCATGATTCAAGCAGTTTACCCCGGTGCAGATGCTGACACATTAGCGAAAACAGTAGCAGCTCCATTAGAAGAATCGATAAATGGCGTAAAAAATATGATTTACATGACATCTACGGCATCACCATCAGGTATACTTAATATAAGTGTCGTATTTGAAGTTGGTACAGACCCAAAACAAGCAAATGTGGAGGTAAACAACAGAATTCAGATAGCACAGAGCAAACTACCAGAAGAAGTTAGAAGACAGGGTATCACAGTAAGGGAAAGATCTCCCGATATTTTACAGGTCATTGCTTTCACTTCAGAGGATAACTCTCACACTGGTTTGTGGCTAAACAACTACATTAACAATACCGTAGTGGATGAATTAAAAAGGGTTAAGGGTGTTGGTGACGCATTCCTATTTGGTAATCGGGAATATGCCATAAGAATATGGATAGAACCTGACAAATCAGCTAAATACAACATAACAATAAACGATATTCTTAGTGCCATTAGAAACCAAAACATTCAAATAGCTGCCGGTAACTTAGGGGAAGAACCCCAATCGGCAAAAAACAGTTTCACTTACACAATAACAACACCAGGGAGATTAAAAAGCCCAGAGGAGTTTGAAAATATCATCCTTAGGAGTAATCCAGACGGCTCAAAGCTTGTAATCAAAGATATAGCAAAAGTGGAGCTTGGTGCAGAACGATATTTGTTAAAAGCTTTCTATAATGGTAGAGAAATGGCACCTGTAGGTATATTTTTGGCTCCAGGTGCAAATGCTTTGGAAACAGCCAAAGAGGTCAACAAAAAGCTAAAAGAGATATCCTCAAACTTCCCCAAAGGTGTCAAATATACAGTTGCTTATGATACCACAAAATTTATAGAGATTTCGATAAACGAAGTTTTAAAAACTCTCATAGAAGCTTTGATATACGTTACCTTGGTCCTTTTCATCTTTTTAGGTAAAATCAGATCTACAATAATCCCCAGCCTTGCAATACCTGTCTCCATAATTGGTACTTTTGCAGGTATGTACTTGCTGGGTTTTTCTATAAATATGTTGACGCTTTTTGGTTTGATACTATCTATCGGACTAGTTGTTGATGATGCGATAATAGTCATCGAAAACACTGAAAGAATTCTTCATAACAATCCAGGTATCTCTACAAAAGAAGCTACGCTAATGTCCATGAAAGAGATCCAAGGACCAGTGATAGCTAATGTACTTGTTTTGTTTGCAGTTTTTGTTCCTGTGGCGTTTATGGGTGGATTTAGTGGAGTAATGTATAGGCAGTTTGCAGTGACAATCGTAATTTCTATGTTTATATCAGGTATAGTAGCACTTACCCTTACTCCTGCTTTATGTGCCACAATCCTGAAAAATCAGGAAAAACCACCAGTATATCCACTTCAACTTTTCCACAGACTGTTTGAATGGATAACAGATAAATTTTCAAAAACAGTTGCTCTAACGATAAAATATGGAGTTTTCAATCTTATCATATTCTTAGGTCTAACCCTTTTAGCAATAGATATCACAAAAAAAATACCTACAAACCTTGTCCCTGAAGAGGACAAAGGGGCACTGATGATCATATCTTACCTGATGCCAGGCTCCTCCCTCCAAAGAACAGAATTGGTCCAAAAAGAGATAACAGACATCATTCTAAAAGAAGGTAACTTCACCGGTGCAACAGCCATGGCAGGTCTTGATATTGCTGGATTTGCCTACAAATCTGATTCTGCTGTAATGTTTGCTAAACTAAAGGATTGGGATGAAAGAAAAAGAAAAGATCAATCATCCTTTGCACTTGCTGGGAAGCTATACGGTATTTTCTCACAAAACAAAGAAGCCTTAATCTTTCCGGTCAATCCTCCCCCAATAATGGGCATGAGCAATACCGGAGGATTTGAGGTATATCTACAAGATAGAACAGGTGGAGATCCTCTCCTACTGGGTAAATATGTTCAAGAATTAGTAACAAAAGCAAATCAGCGTTCCGAATTAACACAGGTTAGATCAAACTATAATCCTAATGTTCCCCAATATCGCATCTCGGTAGACAAAGAAAAGGCAAAAGCCTATGGTATAGAAATATCCGATATATACTCAACTTTAAATAGTACCTTGGGTACCAGCTATGCAAACGACTTTAATCTCAGTGGTAAAACATACCACGTCAATGTCCAACTGGATGAAAAATATAGAAAAAGTGTTGATGACCTAAGTAACATTTATATAAAAAACAACAAAGGGATAATGATCCCTGTCTCTAATTTTATTGAAATAAAAAAAATAGTAGGTCCAAGTGTCATACAAAGGTTTAACATGTTCAACGCTGCCCAAATCACTGGGCAACCCAAATATGGTTTTAGCTCAGGTGATGCCATCAAAGCAATAGAAGAAGTTGCAAAAGAGGTACTACCTCCTGGATATACTATTGACTATGCTGGTTCTACTTTTCAGGAAAAAAGACAAGTTTCTGAGGGTAGTAGTGCTTTTTGGTATGCAATTCTATTTATCTTCCTCATATTAGTGGCTTTGTATGAAAGCTGGACACTTCCCATAGTCATCTTACTCACTGTACCCATAGCTATATTAGGAGCATCAAGCTTTGTCTTTTTTAGAGGTCTTGCCAACAATGTCTATTTTCAAGTAGGATTGATTACACTTATAGGGCTTACCGCCAAGAATGCTATTCTTATAGTAGAATTTGCCCAGCAAAAAATCAAAGATGGATCTACTATCTTTGAAGCTGCCATCGCAGGATCAAAAATAAGGTTTAGACCAATAATGATGACTGCTTTGACCTTTATATTAGGTGCATTACCCCTTGCTATTGCACAAGGAGCAGGTGCAAACAGTAGAATAGTGGTGGGAACAACTGTTGTTGGGGGTATGATACTTGTTACCTTTGTTGGTATCTTCTGGGTACCCCTCTTCTATTATATATTGATGAACATAAGATCATACTTTAAAAAAATCAAAGCAGGTGAAAAATGA
- a CDS encoding SDR family NAD(P)-dependent oxidoreductase: MEYLKSLKNKNVLITGASSGIGEACVKRFAQESANLIFCSRNIEKLSKIDKELKEKYDIKTFYGKVDVRNLSKIQDFLKSIPPELSNIDILINNAGLALGLEKFYEGNYEDWETMIDTNIKGLLYFSKEIANIMLSKNIHGHIINIGSIAGLSAYPNGAVYCATKSAVRVLTDGMRMDLVDKPIKVSNIAPGMTETNFSITRFHGDIDRAKKVYAGIKPLSPEDIAEIVVFTAKLPEHVQIGELTVTPLHQSHSMVIYKNI, translated from the coding sequence GTGGAATATTTAAAATCTTTAAAAAATAAAAATGTTTTGATTACGGGTGCATCAAGTGGTATAGGTGAAGCATGCGTTAAAAGATTTGCCCAAGAATCTGCAAATCTCATTTTTTGTTCTAGAAATATCGAAAAGCTATCAAAAATCGATAAGGAGTTAAAGGAGAAATACGACATAAAAACCTTTTACGGTAAAGTTGATGTGAGAAATCTATCAAAAATTCAGGATTTTCTAAAATCGATCCCCCCAGAACTTTCAAACATCGATATTCTCATAAACAATGCTGGGCTTGCTCTGGGGTTAGAAAAGTTTTATGAAGGTAATTATGAAGATTGGGAAACAATGATAGATACAAACATAAAAGGGCTACTATACTTCTCCAAAGAAATTGCTAATATCATGCTAAGCAAAAACATACACGGACATATCATAAACATAGGCTCAATAGCTGGCCTTAGTGCATATCCAAATGGAGCTGTTTATTGTGCCACAAAATCTGCAGTCAGAGTTCTCACAGATGGCATGAGAATGGATTTAGTTGACAAACCGATTAAAGTATCAAATATAGCACCCGGAATGACTGAAACAAACTTCAGCATAACACGATTTCATGGTGATATAGATCGAGCTAAAAAAGTATATGCTGGAATAAAACCCTTATCGCCTGAAGATATAGCAGAGATAGTGGTTTTTACTGCAAAGCTCCCAGAACATGTCCAGATAGGAGAACTCACTGTCACCCCCCTTCACCAATCCCATTCTATGGTAATATACAAAAACATATAG
- a CDS encoding aminotransferase class III-fold pyridoxal phosphate-dependent enzyme, with amino-acid sequence MKKIYEEYKLRFSKSKNIFKRYQAVFPKGVSHDIRFFTPFPFIVKSSKGPKITTIDDIELIDLWMGHYTNILGHANTSIIDEIKEVSRKGIQMGILNEYQLLLAEKIKEAVPEMETMRFCTSGTEATMYATRVAKSYTKRDIVAKIEGGWHGGNTDLSFDIKPPYKGMKENIISLPFNDTTTSLDILSKIKGNLAAIILEPILGAGGGVKAEEEFLKEIRAFCDKNGTLLIYDETITGFRFRFGSIWPIFGVKPDLFTFGKIVGGGFAIGVYGGKKDIMDVIKKGEIITGGGTFSEHILSMAAGYKTLSLLEKKDYNRLNNKGEKLKKTIEGFIPKNINAFVSGYGSLLSIHFLTRGDIQKNKPSSFLSYLDYEKESLFKIAMILNGVYTMHSGGCITFAHKKTDINQIILAYKNSFEALADG; translated from the coding sequence GTGAAAAAAATATATGAGGAATACAAATTAAGATTCTCTAAATCCAAAAATATCTTCAAGCGATATCAAGCTGTATTTCCAAAAGGTGTAAGCCATGACATACGTTTCTTTACCCCTTTTCCATTTATTGTAAAGAGTAGCAAAGGCCCCAAAATCACCACAATAGATGATATAGAGTTAATTGATCTTTGGATGGGCCACTACACAAATATATTAGGGCATGCCAACACATCTATCATTGATGAAATCAAAGAAGTATCAAGAAAAGGTATCCAGATGGGTATATTAAACGAATATCAACTGCTATTAGCAGAGAAAATAAAAGAAGCTGTCCCCGAAATGGAAACTATGCGCTTTTGTACCTCTGGTACTGAAGCAACCATGTATGCCACAAGGGTTGCCAAAAGCTATACCAAAAGGGATATCGTTGCTAAGATTGAAGGTGGCTGGCATGGCGGAAACACCGATTTATCCTTTGATATAAAACCACCTTACAAAGGGATGAAAGAAAATATAATATCACTACCCTTTAACGACACTACAACCTCTTTAGATATCCTTTCAAAGATAAAAGGGAACCTGGCAGCCATAATCCTTGAACCAATATTGGGAGCTGGTGGAGGTGTAAAAGCAGAAGAAGAGTTTCTAAAAGAGATAAGAGCCTTTTGTGATAAGAATGGAACATTGCTCATATACGATGAAACAATTACCGGGTTTAGATTTAGATTTGGAAGCATTTGGCCCATTTTTGGTGTAAAGCCAGATCTATTTACTTTTGGGAAAATAGTAGGTGGGGGCTTTGCTATAGGAGTTTACGGAGGCAAAAAAGATATCATGGATGTTATTAAAAAAGGGGAAATTATCACAGGTGGAGGTACATTTTCCGAACATATTTTATCTATGGCTGCAGGATACAAAACCCTATCCCTTTTAGAAAAAAAGGATTATAATAGGCTCAACAACAAAGGAGAAAAACTCAAAAAGACGATAGAAGGTTTCATCCCAAAAAATATTAATGCTTTTGTTTCAGGATACGGTTCTCTTTTATCTATACATTTTCTTACAAGAGGAGATATTCAAAAAAATAAGCCATCCTCCTTTTTAAGCTATTTAGACTATGAAAAAGAAAGCCTGTTTAAAATAGCTATGATTCTTAACGGTGTCTACACAATGCATTCTGGGGGCTGCATAACCTTTGCCCACAAAAAGACCGATATTAATCAGATAATCTTAGCCTATAAAAACTCATTTGAGGCATTGGCTGATGGATAA
- a CDS encoding EscU/YscU/HrcU family type III secretion system export apparatus switch protein has product MDKNKKATALRYDAEKDKAPKVVAKGRGLIAEKILEKAKAHNIEIKEDPDLLEVLYKLDIYQEIPENLYKAVAEILSEVYKINNRRKSKT; this is encoded by the coding sequence ATGGATAAAAATAAAAAAGCTACTGCTTTAAGATACGACGCTGAAAAGGATAAAGCACCAAAAGTTGTCGCCAAAGGTAGAGGTCTAATCGCAGAGAAGATATTAGAAAAAGCAAAAGCCCATAATATTGAAATAAAAGAAGATCCCGACCTACTCGAGGTTCTTTATAAACTCGATATATATCAGGAGATCCCTGAAAATCTCTATAAAGCAGTAGCAGAAATCTTATCTGAGGTTTATAAAATCAATAACAGAAGAAAAAGCAAAACATAG
- a CDS encoding response regulator, whose product MDNAKIKILIVDDEEHTRLGYAEVLRLEGYNVDTAENGREAFYKLEKENFDVIVTDLRMPELDGLALIERIRQIKKEQKIIIITAFGTFKTYKQAKDVGVTLFLNKPVRAKDLKEAISTILSN is encoded by the coding sequence ATGGATAATGCTAAAATTAAGATCTTGATTGTTGATGATGAAGAACATACCCGCTTAGGTTATGCAGAGGTTTTAAGACTTGAAGGGTACAATGTGGATACTGCAGAAAATGGTCGAGAAGCTTTTTACAAGCTGGAGAAAGAAAACTTTGACGTAATAGTAACTGATCTACGCATGCCTGAATTGGATGGGCTAGCCCTCATCGAAAGAATTCGTCAGATAAAAAAAGAACAAAAAATAATTATAATAACAGCCTTTGGTACCTTCAAGACTTACAAACAGGCAAAAGATGTGGGTGTAACACTTTTTCTGAACAAACCTGTAAGAGCTAAAGACCTCAAAGAAGCGATAAGCACAATTCTTTCGAACTAA
- a CDS encoding metalloregulator ArsR/SmtB family transcription factor gives MDAKWLEEYSEKLKTIGHPIRLKIVLGLMHNECNVTKICDGLKIPQATTSQHLAILKNKGILDCVRNGTTVCYKVKDEAIKEILKRLLEVTNTKFEC, from the coding sequence ATGGATGCAAAATGGTTAGAAGAATACTCAGAAAAACTAAAAACAATTGGTCACCCTATAAGGCTAAAAATAGTTTTAGGGTTGATGCACAATGAGTGCAATGTAACAAAAATATGTGATGGTTTAAAGATACCACAGGCTACCACAAGTCAGCATCTTGCAATCCTTAAAAATAAGGGGATTCTCGATTGTGTTAGAAATGGTACCACAGTTTGCTACAAAGTAAAAGATGAAGCAATAAAAGAGATCTTAAAAAGGTTACTTGAGGTCACCAACACAAAATTTGAATGTTAG